The Punica granatum isolate Tunisia-2019 chromosome 4, ASM765513v2, whole genome shotgun sequence genome has a window encoding:
- the LOC116202440 gene encoding inositol transporter 4 isoform X1, whose amino-acid sequence MEGGHSKADKTEFTECWRTTWKTPYIMRLALSAGIGGLLFGYDTGVISGALLYIREDFQQVDKKTWLQETIVSMAVAGAIIGAGVGGWMNDRFGRKMSILSADVVFFIGAIVMAIAPAPWVIIVGRILVGLGVGMASMTAPLYISEASPARIRGALVSTNGFLITGGQFLSYLINLAFVHVKGTWRWMLGVAGLPALIQFVLMIFLPESPRWLYRKDRKEEARAILEKIYPPHEVEEEMRALEESVEAEKADESAVGESMVAKVKGAFSNPMVRRALYAGIAVQVAQQFVGINTVMYYSPTIVQFAGFASNKTALALSLITSGLNAIGSIVSMCFVDRFGRRRLMIISMFGIITCLVVLSGVFWQASEHAPKISNVESLHFGGNSTCSAYATAVDASSWNCMSCLEAKCSFCANGASEYQPGACLASSKDIRSMCRGEHRTYFENGCPSKFGFLAVVLLGLYIVSYSPGMGTAPWIVNSEIYPLRYRGTGGGIAAVSNWCSNLIVSETFLTLTEALGSAGTFLLFAGFSLLGLIAIYFLVPETKGLQIEEVEKVLQEGYKPKLFRGKKNAKGVNAA is encoded by the exons ATGGAGGGGGGTCATTCAAAAGCCGATAAGACGGAGTTCACAGAATGTTGGCGGACGACTTGGAAGACGCCATACATCATGAGACTCGCCCTCTCTGCTGGGATCGGAGGGCTACTCTTCGGATACGATACAG GTGTTATCTCCGGTGCACTACTGTACATTCGGGAGGACTTCCAACAGGTTGATAAGAAGACATGGCTACAG GAAACTATTGTGAGTATGGCAGTTGCGGGAGCCATCATCGGAGCTGGAGTTGGAGGGTGGATGAACGACAGGTTTGGgcggaaaatgtcaatcttgtCAGCCGATGTAGTTTTCTTCATTGGCGCTATAGTCATGGCAATTGCCCCAGCACCATGGGTGATCATCGTCGGGAGAATACTTGTCGGCTTAGGTGTCGGGATGGCCTCGATGACTGCACCTCTCTATATCTCAGAGGCTTCTCCTGCGAGGATCCGTGGTGCTCTTGTCAGCACGAATGGATTCCTCATCACAGGAGGACAGTTCTTGTCTTACCTTATCAATCTTGCCTTCGTTCAT GTGAAAGGCACTTGGCGTTGGATGCTTGGGGTAGCAGGGCTTCCTGCCTTGATTCAGTTCGTTCTAATGATATTTCTCCCCGAGTCTCCTCGGTGGCTCTATAGAAAG GATAGGAAAGAGGAAGCAAGGGCAATCTTGGAGAAAATCTACCCACCACACGAGGTAGAGGAAGAGATGAGGGCCCTGGAAGAGTCGGTTGAAGCTGAGAAGGCCGATGAGAGTGCTGTTGGGGAAAGCATGGTTGCAAAGGTGAAGGGGGCATTCAGCAACCCAATGGTGCGCAGGGCACTCTACGCGGGTATCGCAGTACAGGTGGCCCAGCAGTTTGTGGGCATCAACACCGTCATGTACTACAGCCCAACAATAGTCCAGTTTGCCGGCTTTGCATCCAACAAGACAGCACTGGCCCTCTCCCTCATCACCTCAGGCCTCAACGCCATTGGGTCCATTGTGAGCATGTGCTTCGTGGATCGATTTGGGAGGAGGAGGCTCATGATCATATCAATGTTTGGGATTATCACCTGCCTTGTGGTCTTATCAGGCGTGTTCTGGCAGGCTTCCGAGCATGCCCCTAAGATCAGTAATGTCGAGTCTCTCCACTTTGGAGGCAACTCTACCTGCTCAGCTTATGCAACTGCTGTGGATGCATCGTCATGGAACTGCATGTCATGCTTAGAGGCAAAGTGTTCATTCTGCGCCAATGGAGCAAGTGAG TACCAACCGGGAGCTTGCCTCGCTTCGTCAAAGGACATAAGGTCCATGTGCAGAGGGGAGCACCGGACATACTTTGAGAATGGGTGCCCCAGCAAGTTTGGATTCCTCGCAGTGGTCCTCCTTGGCCTCTACATCGTCTCATATTCTCCTGGTATGGGGACTGCGCCGTGGATTGTCAACTCGGAGATTTACCCTCTCAGATACAGAGGAACCGGGGGAGGGATCGCTGCAGTCTCCAACTGGTGCTCGAACCTGATCGTGAGCGAGACCTTCCTCACCCTAACAGAGGCTCTGGGCTCTGCGGGCACCTTCCTCCTATTCGCTGGCTTCTCGCTCCTTGGGCTCATCGCGATCTACTTCCTGGTGCCAGAGACAAAGGGTcttcagatcgaggaggtcgAGAAGGTGCTGCAAGAAGGGTACAAGCCCAAACTTTTCAGGGGGAAGAAAAACGCCAAGGGTGTAAATGCTGCTTGA
- the LOC116202440 gene encoding inositol transporter 4 isoform X2 yields the protein MATVAGAIIGAGVGGWMNDRFGRKMSILSADVVFFIGAIVMAIAPAPWVIIVGRILVGLGVGMASMTAPLYISEASPARIRGALVSTNGFLITGGQFLSYLINLAFVHVKGTWRWMLGVAGLPALIQFVLMIFLPESPRWLYRKDRKEEARAILEKIYPPHEVEEEMRALEESVEAEKADESAVGESMVAKVKGAFSNPMVRRALYAGIAVQVAQQFVGINTVMYYSPTIVQFAGFASNKTALALSLITSGLNAIGSIVSMCFVDRFGRRRLMIISMFGIITCLVVLSGVFWQASEHAPKISNVESLHFGGNSTCSAYATAVDASSWNCMSCLEAKCSFCANGASEYQPGACLASSKDIRSMCRGEHRTYFENGCPSKFGFLAVVLLGLYIVSYSPGMGTAPWIVNSEIYPLRYRGTGGGIAAVSNWCSNLIVSETFLTLTEALGSAGTFLLFAGFSLLGLIAIYFLVPETKGLQIEEVEKVLQEGYKPKLFRGKKNAKGVNAA from the exons ATGGCTACAG TTGCGGGAGCCATCATCGGAGCTGGAGTTGGAGGGTGGATGAACGACAGGTTTGGgcggaaaatgtcaatcttgtCAGCCGATGTAGTTTTCTTCATTGGCGCTATAGTCATGGCAATTGCCCCAGCACCATGGGTGATCATCGTCGGGAGAATACTTGTCGGCTTAGGTGTCGGGATGGCCTCGATGACTGCACCTCTCTATATCTCAGAGGCTTCTCCTGCGAGGATCCGTGGTGCTCTTGTCAGCACGAATGGATTCCTCATCACAGGAGGACAGTTCTTGTCTTACCTTATCAATCTTGCCTTCGTTCAT GTGAAAGGCACTTGGCGTTGGATGCTTGGGGTAGCAGGGCTTCCTGCCTTGATTCAGTTCGTTCTAATGATATTTCTCCCCGAGTCTCCTCGGTGGCTCTATAGAAAG GATAGGAAAGAGGAAGCAAGGGCAATCTTGGAGAAAATCTACCCACCACACGAGGTAGAGGAAGAGATGAGGGCCCTGGAAGAGTCGGTTGAAGCTGAGAAGGCCGATGAGAGTGCTGTTGGGGAAAGCATGGTTGCAAAGGTGAAGGGGGCATTCAGCAACCCAATGGTGCGCAGGGCACTCTACGCGGGTATCGCAGTACAGGTGGCCCAGCAGTTTGTGGGCATCAACACCGTCATGTACTACAGCCCAACAATAGTCCAGTTTGCCGGCTTTGCATCCAACAAGACAGCACTGGCCCTCTCCCTCATCACCTCAGGCCTCAACGCCATTGGGTCCATTGTGAGCATGTGCTTCGTGGATCGATTTGGGAGGAGGAGGCTCATGATCATATCAATGTTTGGGATTATCACCTGCCTTGTGGTCTTATCAGGCGTGTTCTGGCAGGCTTCCGAGCATGCCCCTAAGATCAGTAATGTCGAGTCTCTCCACTTTGGAGGCAACTCTACCTGCTCAGCTTATGCAACTGCTGTGGATGCATCGTCATGGAACTGCATGTCATGCTTAGAGGCAAAGTGTTCATTCTGCGCCAATGGAGCAAGTGAG TACCAACCGGGAGCTTGCCTCGCTTCGTCAAAGGACATAAGGTCCATGTGCAGAGGGGAGCACCGGACATACTTTGAGAATGGGTGCCCCAGCAAGTTTGGATTCCTCGCAGTGGTCCTCCTTGGCCTCTACATCGTCTCATATTCTCCTGGTATGGGGACTGCGCCGTGGATTGTCAACTCGGAGATTTACCCTCTCAGATACAGAGGAACCGGGGGAGGGATCGCTGCAGTCTCCAACTGGTGCTCGAACCTGATCGTGAGCGAGACCTTCCTCACCCTAACAGAGGCTCTGGGCTCTGCGGGCACCTTCCTCCTATTCGCTGGCTTCTCGCTCCTTGGGCTCATCGCGATCTACTTCCTGGTGCCAGAGACAAAGGGTcttcagatcgaggaggtcgAGAAGGTGCTGCAAGAAGGGTACAAGCCCAAACTTTTCAGGGGGAAGAAAAACGCCAAGGGTGTAAATGCTGCTTGA